The proteins below come from a single Mauremys reevesii isolate NIE-2019 linkage group 6, ASM1616193v1, whole genome shotgun sequence genomic window:
- the ENC1 gene encoding ectoderm-neural cortex protein 1 isoform X1: MEFAESEHKNQALVKTELQYDVWQKMSVSMHENRKSRASTGSINIYLFHKSSYADSVLTHLNLLRQQRLFTDVLLHAGNRSFPCHRAVLAACSRYFEAMFSGGLKESQASEVNFHNSIHPEVLELLLDYAYSSRVIINEENAESLLEAGDMLEFQDIRDACAEFLEKNLHPTNCLGMLLLSDAHQCTKLYELSWTMCLSNFQTISKSEDFLQLPKDMVVQLLSSEELETEDERLVYESAINWVNYDLNKRHCYLPELLQTVRLALLPAIYLMENVAMEELITKQRKSKDIVEEAIRCKLKILQNDGVVTSLCARPRKTGHALFLLGGQTFMCDKLYLVDQKAKEIIPKADIPSPRKEFSACAIGCKVYITGGRGSENGVSKDVWVYDTLHEEWSKAAPMLVARFGHGSAELKHCLYVVGGHTAATGCLPASPSVSLKQVEQYDPVTNKWTMVAPLREGVSNAAVVSAKLKLFAFGGTSVSHDKLPKVQCYDQCENRWTVPATCPQPWRYTAAAVLGNQIFIMGGDTEFSACSAYKFNSETYQWTKVGDVTAKRMSCHAVASGNKLYVVGGYFGIQRCKTLDCYDPTLDVWNSITTVPYSLIPTAFVSTWKHLPS, translated from the exons ATGGAATTTGCAGAGAGTGAGCATAAGAACCAGGCACTAGTCAAAACAGAGCTTCAGTATGAC gtGTGGCAGAAAATGTCAGTCAGCATGCATGAGAATCGCAAGTCTAGAGCCAGCACTGGCTCTATAAACATATACTTATTCCACAAATCATCATATGCTGATAGCGTCCTTACTCACCTGAACCTTCTACGCCAACAACGGCTTTTTACAGATGTACTTCTCCATGCTGGGAACAGGTCATTCCCTTGCCATAGAGCTGTCCTAGCTGCATGTAGTCGCTACTTTGAAGCAATGTTCAGTGGTGGACTTAAAGAGAGCCAGGCTAGTGAAGTCAATTTTCATAATTCTATTCATCCAGAAGTCTTAGAACTTCTGCTGGACTATGCGTACTCCTCCAGGGTTATCATCAATGAAGAGAATGCAGAGTCCCTGCTAGAGGCCGGAGACATGTTAGAATTCCAGGATATCAGAGATGCTTGCGCAGAGTTTCTGGAGAAGAACCTTCATCCCACCAACTGCCTTGGTATGCTGCTGCTGTCAGATGCTCACCAGTGCACCAAGCTTTATGAACTCTCTTGGACGATGTGTCTTAGCAACTTCCAGACTATCAGTAAAAGTGAAGATTTTCTCCAGCTGCCAAAAGACATGGTTGTGCAGCTCCTTTCCAGTGAAGAACTAGAAACTGAAGATGAAAGATTAGTATATGAGTCAGCTATTAACTGGGTTAACTATGATCTGAATAAGCGCCACTGTTATCTCCCTGAACTATTGCAAACTGTGAGACTGGCTCTCTTGCCAGCCATCTACCTTATGGAGAATGTAGCCATGGAAGAACTTATCACTAAGCAAAGGAAAAGCAAAGATATAGTAGAAGAAGCAATAAGATGCAAGCTAAAGATCTTACAGAATGATGGTGTGGTCACCAGTTTGTGTGCCAGACCTCGTAAAACTGGCCATGCACTGTTTCTTCTGGGGGGGCAAACCTTCATGTGTGACAAGCTGTATCTGGTGGACCAAAAGGCAAAAGAGATCATTCCAAAGGCTGACATCCCAAGTCCACGGAAAGAGTTCAGCGCTTGTGCTATTGGCTGCAAAGTGTATATCACTGGAGGCCGGGGATCAGAAAACGGAGTCTCCAAAGATGTTTGGGTGTATGACACTCTTCATGAGGAGTGGTCAAAGGCTGCCCCCATGCTGGTAGCTAGGTTTGGGCATGGTTCTGCTGAACTCAAACACTGTTTGTATGTAGTAGGAGGACACACTGCAGCAACTGGTTGCCTTCCAGCTTCCCCTTCAGTATCCTTAAAGCAAGTAGAACAGTATGACCCTGTGACCAACAAATGGACAATGGTTGCACCACTTCGAGAAGGAGTAAGCAATGCAGCTGTAGTTAGTGCAAAGCTTAAGCTGTTTGCTTTTGGTGGCACCAGTGTTAGCCATGACAAGCTGCCCAAAGTTCAATGTTATGATCAATGTGAAAACAGATGGACAGTACcagccacctgcccccagccctggcgctacacagctgcagctgttttgGGTAACCAGATTTTTATTATGGGTGGAGATACTGAATTCTCAGCATGCTCAGCTTATAAATTCAACAGTGAAACATACCAGTGGACTAAGGTGGGAGATGTGACAGCTAAGCGAATGAGCTGCCATGCAGTAGCATCTGGAAACAAACTCTATGTAGTTGGAGGCTATTTTGGGATTCAAAGATGCAAAACATTGGACTGCTATGATCCCACATTAGATGTATGGAACAGCATAACCACAGTGCCCTATTCACTAATTCCCACAGCATTTGTCAGCACATGGAAACATCTCCCCTCGTAA
- the ENC1 gene encoding ectoderm-neural cortex protein 1 isoform X2 codes for MSVSMHENRKSRASTGSINIYLFHKSSYADSVLTHLNLLRQQRLFTDVLLHAGNRSFPCHRAVLAACSRYFEAMFSGGLKESQASEVNFHNSIHPEVLELLLDYAYSSRVIINEENAESLLEAGDMLEFQDIRDACAEFLEKNLHPTNCLGMLLLSDAHQCTKLYELSWTMCLSNFQTISKSEDFLQLPKDMVVQLLSSEELETEDERLVYESAINWVNYDLNKRHCYLPELLQTVRLALLPAIYLMENVAMEELITKQRKSKDIVEEAIRCKLKILQNDGVVTSLCARPRKTGHALFLLGGQTFMCDKLYLVDQKAKEIIPKADIPSPRKEFSACAIGCKVYITGGRGSENGVSKDVWVYDTLHEEWSKAAPMLVARFGHGSAELKHCLYVVGGHTAATGCLPASPSVSLKQVEQYDPVTNKWTMVAPLREGVSNAAVVSAKLKLFAFGGTSVSHDKLPKVQCYDQCENRWTVPATCPQPWRYTAAAVLGNQIFIMGGDTEFSACSAYKFNSETYQWTKVGDVTAKRMSCHAVASGNKLYVVGGYFGIQRCKTLDCYDPTLDVWNSITTVPYSLIPTAFVSTWKHLPS; via the coding sequence ATGTCAGTCAGCATGCATGAGAATCGCAAGTCTAGAGCCAGCACTGGCTCTATAAACATATACTTATTCCACAAATCATCATATGCTGATAGCGTCCTTACTCACCTGAACCTTCTACGCCAACAACGGCTTTTTACAGATGTACTTCTCCATGCTGGGAACAGGTCATTCCCTTGCCATAGAGCTGTCCTAGCTGCATGTAGTCGCTACTTTGAAGCAATGTTCAGTGGTGGACTTAAAGAGAGCCAGGCTAGTGAAGTCAATTTTCATAATTCTATTCATCCAGAAGTCTTAGAACTTCTGCTGGACTATGCGTACTCCTCCAGGGTTATCATCAATGAAGAGAATGCAGAGTCCCTGCTAGAGGCCGGAGACATGTTAGAATTCCAGGATATCAGAGATGCTTGCGCAGAGTTTCTGGAGAAGAACCTTCATCCCACCAACTGCCTTGGTATGCTGCTGCTGTCAGATGCTCACCAGTGCACCAAGCTTTATGAACTCTCTTGGACGATGTGTCTTAGCAACTTCCAGACTATCAGTAAAAGTGAAGATTTTCTCCAGCTGCCAAAAGACATGGTTGTGCAGCTCCTTTCCAGTGAAGAACTAGAAACTGAAGATGAAAGATTAGTATATGAGTCAGCTATTAACTGGGTTAACTATGATCTGAATAAGCGCCACTGTTATCTCCCTGAACTATTGCAAACTGTGAGACTGGCTCTCTTGCCAGCCATCTACCTTATGGAGAATGTAGCCATGGAAGAACTTATCACTAAGCAAAGGAAAAGCAAAGATATAGTAGAAGAAGCAATAAGATGCAAGCTAAAGATCTTACAGAATGATGGTGTGGTCACCAGTTTGTGTGCCAGACCTCGTAAAACTGGCCATGCACTGTTTCTTCTGGGGGGGCAAACCTTCATGTGTGACAAGCTGTATCTGGTGGACCAAAAGGCAAAAGAGATCATTCCAAAGGCTGACATCCCAAGTCCACGGAAAGAGTTCAGCGCTTGTGCTATTGGCTGCAAAGTGTATATCACTGGAGGCCGGGGATCAGAAAACGGAGTCTCCAAAGATGTTTGGGTGTATGACACTCTTCATGAGGAGTGGTCAAAGGCTGCCCCCATGCTGGTAGCTAGGTTTGGGCATGGTTCTGCTGAACTCAAACACTGTTTGTATGTAGTAGGAGGACACACTGCAGCAACTGGTTGCCTTCCAGCTTCCCCTTCAGTATCCTTAAAGCAAGTAGAACAGTATGACCCTGTGACCAACAAATGGACAATGGTTGCACCACTTCGAGAAGGAGTAAGCAATGCAGCTGTAGTTAGTGCAAAGCTTAAGCTGTTTGCTTTTGGTGGCACCAGTGTTAGCCATGACAAGCTGCCCAAAGTTCAATGTTATGATCAATGTGAAAACAGATGGACAGTACcagccacctgcccccagccctggcgctacacagctgcagctgttttgGGTAACCAGATTTTTATTATGGGTGGAGATACTGAATTCTCAGCATGCTCAGCTTATAAATTCAACAGTGAAACATACCAGTGGACTAAGGTGGGAGATGTGACAGCTAAGCGAATGAGCTGCCATGCAGTAGCATCTGGAAACAAACTCTATGTAGTTGGAGGCTATTTTGGGATTCAAAGATGCAAAACATTGGACTGCTATGATCCCACATTAGATGTATGGAACAGCATAACCACAGTGCCCTATTCACTAATTCCCACAGCATTTGTCAGCACATGGAAACATCTCCCCTCGTAA